One window of the Roseovarius sp. THAF9 genome contains the following:
- a CDS encoding malate--CoA ligase subunit beta, whose protein sequence is MDIHEFQAKELLSGFGVNIPRGGIAYSPEQAVYRCSELSGKSWVVKAQIHSGARGKAGGVRVCNSEEEVWDAASWMLGRKLVTHQTGPQGKLVGRLYVEEATEIAQEIYLGFVMDRKLERVVVVASAQGGMEIEEISESEPDSIIRSVVDPAVGMQNFQAREIAFSLGLDPALINQAAKTIMGCYRMMWETDANMVEINPLVVTASNEIVALDAKVSFDENALFRHPHISELRDKSQEDPRETYAGDRGLSYIGLDGRIGCIVNGAGLAMATLDMIKMAGGEPANFLDVGGGASPERVLQSFKSVLNDPNVEAILVNIFAGINRCDWIAEGVILAVKELDLKIPLVVRLSGTNVDEGMKILAESGLEIETASSLAEAAEKVVAAWRSTDSAYAEAS, encoded by the coding sequence ATGGACATCCATGAATTCCAGGCCAAGGAGTTGCTGAGCGGCTTCGGCGTCAACATACCGCGCGGCGGCATCGCCTACAGTCCCGAGCAGGCGGTCTACCGCTGTTCCGAGCTGTCGGGCAAAAGCTGGGTCGTGAAGGCGCAGATCCATTCCGGCGCCCGCGGCAAGGCCGGCGGCGTGCGCGTCTGCAATTCCGAGGAAGAGGTTTGGGACGCGGCCTCGTGGATGCTCGGGCGCAAGCTGGTGACCCATCAGACCGGCCCGCAGGGCAAGCTCGTGGGCCGGCTATATGTCGAGGAAGCCACCGAGATCGCGCAGGAGATCTACCTGGGCTTCGTGATGGACCGCAAGCTGGAGCGCGTCGTGGTCGTGGCCTCGGCACAGGGCGGAATGGAGATCGAGGAGATCTCGGAAAGCGAGCCGGACTCGATCATCCGCTCGGTGGTGGACCCCGCCGTGGGCATGCAGAACTTCCAGGCGCGCGAGATCGCGTTCTCTCTGGGCCTTGATCCCGCGCTGATCAACCAGGCGGCCAAGACGATCATGGGCTGCTACCGCATGATGTGGGAGACCGACGCCAACATGGTCGAGATCAACCCGCTCGTGGTGACCGCCTCGAACGAGATTGTGGCGCTCGATGCCAAGGTCAGCTTTGACGAGAACGCTCTGTTTCGGCACCCCCACATCTCGGAACTGCGCGACAAGAGCCAGGAGGACCCCCGCGAGACCTATGCGGGCGACCGCGGCCTCAGCTATATCGGGCTGGATGGCCGGATCGGCTGCATCGTCAACGGCGCGGGCCTGGCGATGGCGACGCTGGACATGATCAAGATGGCGGGCGGCGAGCCTGCCAACTTTCTCGACGTGGGCGGCGGTGCCAGCCCGGAACGGGTTCTGCAATCCTTCAAGTCAGTGCTGAACGACCCCAATGTCGAGGCGATCCTCGTCAACATCTTCGCCGGCATCAACCGCTGCGACTGGATCGCCGAGGGCGTGATCCTTGCGGTCAAGGAACTGGACCTGAAGATCCCGCTGGTGGTGCGCCTGTCGGGCACGAATGTGGACGAAGGCATGAAAATTCTGGCCGAAAGCGGACTGGAAATCGAAACGGCCTCTTCCCTGGCGGAAGCGGCGGAGAAGGTGGTGGCCGCGTGGCGCTCCACCGACAGCGCATATGCGGAGGCAAGCTGA
- a CDS encoding D-glycerate dehydrogenase yields MKILVTRAWPKATEDRLTNAGLGDVTLRHPDTPMSHDEWMDAAKTYDVIMPTVSDKIPAEFYPAAKGKVKIFANYGVGFNHIDIDAAAANDITVTNTPDVLTDCTADLAMGLLLAAARRIGEGERETRAGGWEGWRPTHMIGKKVSGATLGIIGFGRIGQAMARRAHNGFGMRVVFQDAWEVPEDIKAANGNAEQLPSMVDVAAEADFLSLHCPGGADTFKMINAIIFGAMKPGAILVNSARGDVVDEDALFEALDSGKLAAAGLDVYHNEPALDPRFLKYENIVLAPHLGSATDGTREAMGFRAIDNLEAFLKGDTPGDLVTPK; encoded by the coding sequence ATGAAAATTCTGGTAACGCGCGCCTGGCCGAAGGCGACCGAGGACCGTTTGACCAATGCCGGGCTAGGCGACGTGACGCTGCGCCACCCCGACACACCGATGAGCCATGACGAGTGGATGGACGCGGCCAAGACCTATGACGTCATCATGCCCACCGTGTCGGACAAGATCCCGGCGGAGTTCTATCCGGCGGCCAAGGGCAAGGTGAAGATCTTTGCCAACTATGGCGTCGGCTTCAACCATATCGACATCGACGCGGCGGCGGCGAACGACATCACCGTGACCAACACGCCGGACGTGCTGACCGATTGTACCGCCGACCTGGCGATGGGCCTGCTCTTGGCCGCGGCGCGCCGCATCGGCGAAGGCGAGCGCGAAACACGCGCGGGCGGCTGGGAAGGCTGGCGGCCCACCCACATGATCGGCAAGAAAGTCTCGGGCGCGACGCTGGGCATCATCGGCTTTGGCCGCATCGGCCAGGCGATGGCACGCCGGGCCCATAACGGGTTCGGCATGCGCGTGGTGTTCCAGGACGCCTGGGAAGTGCCCGAAGACATCAAGGCCGCAAACGGCAACGCCGAACAATTGCCCAGCATGGTCGACGTCGCGGCAGAGGCCGATTTCCTGTCGCTGCATTGCCCCGGAGGCGCGGACACCTTCAAGATGATCAACGCCATTATCTTCGGCGCCATGAAACCCGGCGCAATCCTGGTAAACTCGGCCCGCGGTGACGTGGTCGACGAAGATGCGCTCTTTGAGGCGCTCGATTCCGGCAAACTCGCCGCGGCGGGCCTGGATGTGTATCACAACGAACCGGCGCTCGACCCGCGGTTTCTGAAATACGAGAACATCGTTCTGGCGCCGCATCTGGGCAGCGCCACGGACGGCACCCGCGAAGCCATGGGCTTTCGAGCGATCGACAATCTGGAGGCGTTCCTCAAGGGTGACACCCCCGGCGACCTCGTGACGCCGAAGTGA
- a CDS encoding alanine--glyoxylate aminotransferase family protein: protein MNGYQHLYIPGPTNVPEPVRQAMNVPMEDMRAPDFPDLVTGLLTDMKKAYRLENGRVFIFPSSGTGAWESAIQNTLQPGDKVLMSRFGQFSLLWVDMAERLGLDVVLCEVEWGKGVPLEEYAKHLKADTNHEIKAVFATQNETATGVTSDIEGVRKVMDDAGHPAMLFVDGVSSIASIEFEMEKWGVDLAVSGSQKGFMLPAGLGFLGVSDKALEANQRLANSGMSRCYFSFEDMIKLNDTGYFPYTPATQLLRGLRCSLDMILDTGMESIWARHKRLAQGVRAAVEAWDGCELVARGPEWESDTVSAIYAPEGVDARDVISTAYNKYQTSLGTGLNKLAGKAFRIGHLGSLNPVMLCGAISAAEMALVDAGAKIEPGSGVAAAQAHYRDTTPDNAKGSTAKAA, encoded by the coding sequence ATGAACGGTTACCAGCATCTTTACATCCCCGGCCCCACCAATGTGCCGGAACCCGTGCGTCAGGCCATGAACGTCCCCATGGAGGACATGCGCGCCCCGGACTTTCCCGACCTGGTGACCGGCTTGCTGACCGACATGAAAAAAGCCTACCGGCTGGAGAATGGCCGGGTCTTTATTTTCCCGTCTTCGGGCACGGGCGCGTGGGAAAGCGCCATCCAGAACACGCTGCAACCCGGTGACAAGGTTCTGATGTCGCGTTTCGGGCAGTTTTCGCTGCTTTGGGTGGACATGGCCGAGCGTCTTGGCCTCGACGTGGTTCTGTGCGAGGTCGAATGGGGCAAGGGCGTGCCGCTGGAGGAATACGCCAAGCACCTGAAGGCGGACACCAACCACGAGATCAAGGCGGTTTTCGCCACGCAGAACGAAACCGCGACCGGCGTGACCTCGGATATCGAGGGCGTGCGCAAGGTTATGGACGATGCGGGCCATCCCGCGATGCTCTTCGTCGACGGCGTCAGTTCCATCGCGTCGATCGAGTTCGAGATGGAAAAATGGGGCGTCGATCTTGCCGTGTCCGGCTCGCAAAAGGGCTTCATGCTGCCTGCTGGTCTTGGCTTTCTCGGCGTCAGCGACAAGGCGCTGGAGGCCAACCAGCGGCTGGCCAATTCCGGTATGTCGCGCTGCTATTTCAGCTTCGAGGACATGATCAAGCTGAACGACACCGGCTATTTCCCCTACACGCCTGCCACGCAGCTTCTGCGCGGGCTGCGCTGTTCGCTGGACATGATCCTGGACACCGGGATGGAAAGTATCTGGGCGCGCCACAAGCGGCTGGCGCAAGGCGTGCGCGCCGCGGTCGAGGCGTGGGATGGCTGCGAGTTGGTGGCGCGCGGGCCCGAATGGGAATCCGACACGGTCTCGGCCATCTATGCGCCCGAGGGCGTTGACGCCCGCGACGTGATCTCGACGGCCTACAACAAGTACCAGACCTCGCTCGGCACCGGCCTCAACAAGCTGGCAGGCAAGGCTTTCCGCATCGGGCACCTTGGCTCGCTGAACCCGGTGATGTTGTGCGGTGCGATCTCGGCGGCGGAAATGGCGCTGGTCGATGCCGGCGCCAAGATCGAGCCCGGCTCGGGCGTGGCGGCCGCGCAGGCGCATTACCGCGACACGACACCCGACAACGCCAAGGGCAGCACCGCCAAGGCGGCCTGA
- a CDS encoding response regulator transcription factor, translating into MKAAPGTIMTSAEKTSGSTGLPQVIVADRQLIVCQGIGSLVTQIPEVELGHYATDKASLRKHLAHARGKTILILGVRLADGDLTQVLSIVRKDYPDVMVVVVAEETEFAFIRTAIKAGANSVCMMGQILTSLPRILGKLIEGHSIVPTEILRRLTSENTDALSRREHEILALLGDGLTNFQISARLGLSENTVKYYLKAIYQKLSVNSRGAAIAKYVAGNY; encoded by the coding sequence ATGAAAGCTGCCCCCGGAACGATCATGACATCAGCTGAAAAAACGAGTGGTAGCACGGGCTTGCCGCAGGTCATCGTGGCCGACCGGCAGCTGATTGTCTGCCAGGGAATCGGCTCGCTCGTGACGCAGATTCCCGAGGTCGAGCTTGGCCATTACGCCACCGACAAGGCGAGCCTGCGCAAGCATCTGGCCCATGCGAGGGGCAAAACCATCCTGATCCTTGGGGTGCGCCTGGCCGATGGCGATTTGACGCAGGTCCTGTCGATCGTGCGCAAGGATTACCCCGATGTGATGGTCGTCGTCGTGGCCGAGGAAACCGAGTTCGCCTTCATCCGCACGGCGATCAAGGCCGGGGCCAACTCGGTTTGCATGATGGGTCAGATCCTGACCAGCCTGCCGCGCATTCTGGGCAAGCTGATCGAGGGGCATTCCATTGTCCCGACCGAGATCCTGCGGCGCCTGACCTCCGAGAATACCGACGCGCTTTCGCGGCGCGAACACGAGATCCTCGCGCTTCTGGGCGATGGGCTGACCAATTTCCAGATCTCCGCCCGGCTGGGACTGAGCGAGAACACGGTCAAATATTACCTGAAAGCCATCTATCAGAAGCTTTCCGTAAACTCCCGTGGTGCGGCCATCGCCAAGTACGTGGCCGGCAATTACTGA
- a CDS encoding alpha-amylase family glycosyl hydrolase has translation MLNARLRELLSRIYPDESAPDLARAIIAAFWPEGTVPRKRARTPSNRLWSEKDAFLITYGDTILDGVHKPLDLLEDFLSRYMGGVVDGVHVLPFFPFSSDDGFAVTDYCAVNPRLGEWSDITRIASNFHLVSDLVLNHVSSQGNWFNQYRQGKAPYDKFFYEADPDQDLSAVVRPRTTPLLQKIETRNGDKHVWCTFSHDQIDLNFSNPEVLLEMLRIIRMHIDKGVRTLRLDAVAFIWKEPGTSCIHLPQTHAIVQLIRLLVDYTFETVVLLTETNVPRSENLSYFGNRNEAHAVYNFPLPPLILHAMQSGSAEYLNRWQATMPPAQLGCAYLNFTASHDGIGMRPAEGVLPLDEKNRMIDTAQAAGALVSMRTMPDGTEQAYELNCSLFDVMRTTFKGEDDHHFERFICSQTIPMSLEGIPAFYIHSFLATPSDHEAVERRGMNRAINRHRWHYPDLLERMEDERSDQARVMKALSERLRIRARQPGFHPNATQFTLRLDPRLFGVWRQSLDRYQSIFAIHNVSDETVTVSPDQLNMIEDDNWRDLLSGEEIDAAADVITLAPYQSRWIANREGAAPGDRP, from the coding sequence TTGCTGAACGCGCGCCTGCGCGAGCTGCTGTCCCGGATCTATCCCGACGAATCCGCGCCGGATCTCGCCCGTGCGATCATCGCGGCGTTCTGGCCCGAGGGCACCGTCCCGCGCAAACGCGCCCGCACGCCCAGCAACAGGCTCTGGTCGGAGAAGGATGCCTTTCTGATCACCTATGGCGACACCATACTCGACGGGGTGCACAAGCCGCTCGACCTGCTGGAGGATTTCCTGTCGCGCTACATGGGCGGCGTGGTCGATGGTGTGCATGTCCTGCCGTTCTTTCCGTTCAGCTCGGATGATGGGTTTGCGGTGACGGATTACTGCGCCGTCAATCCCCGACTGGGCGAATGGAGCGACATCACCCGCATCGCCTCGAACTTTCACCTCGTGTCGGACCTCGTGCTGAACCACGTGTCCAGCCAGGGCAACTGGTTCAACCAGTACCGGCAGGGCAAGGCGCCCTATGACAAGTTCTTCTACGAGGCCGACCCCGACCAGGACCTCAGCGCAGTCGTGCGCCCGCGCACCACGCCGCTGTTGCAAAAGATCGAGACGCGGAACGGCGACAAACATGTCTGGTGCACCTTCAGCCACGACCAGATCGATCTGAATTTTTCCAATCCCGAGGTGCTGTTGGAGATGCTGCGCATCATCCGGATGCATATCGACAAGGGGGTGCGTACCCTGCGGCTGGATGCCGTGGCCTTCATCTGGAAGGAACCGGGCACGTCGTGCATCCACCTGCCGCAGACCCACGCCATCGTACAGCTGATCCGCCTGCTGGTGGACTACACGTTCGAGACTGTTGTGCTGCTGACCGAAACCAATGTGCCGCGCAGCGAGAACCTCAGCTATTTCGGCAACCGCAACGAGGCGCACGCGGTCTACAACTTTCCGCTGCCGCCCCTGATCCTGCACGCGATGCAATCGGGCTCGGCCGAGTATCTCAACCGCTGGCAGGCGACCATGCCGCCCGCGCAGCTGGGCTGCGCCTACCTCAACTTTACCGCCAGCCATGACGGGATCGGGATGCGCCCCGCCGAGGGCGTACTGCCCCTAGACGAGAAAAACCGCATGATCGATACGGCGCAAGCGGCCGGCGCACTGGTGTCGATGCGCACCATGCCCGACGGCACCGAACAGGCCTACGAGCTGAACTGCTCGCTTTTCGATGTGATGCGCACGACCTTCAAGGGTGAGGACGACCACCATTTCGAGCGGTTCATCTGTTCCCAGACCATCCCGATGTCGCTCGAAGGCATTCCGGCCTTCTACATCCATTCCTTCCTCGCCACGCCCAGCGATCACGAGGCGGTGGAACGCCGCGGGATGAACCGGGCGATCAACCGTCACCGCTGGCACTACCCGGACCTGTTGGAGCGGATGGAGGACGAACGCTCGGACCAGGCGCGGGTGATGAAAGCCCTGTCGGAGCGCCTGCGCATCCGCGCTCGCCAGCCGGGTTTCCACCCCAATGCCACGCAATTCACCCTGCGCCTCGATCCGCGCCTGTTCGGTGTCTGGCGCCAGAGCCTCGACCGCTACCAGTCGATCTTTGCCATCCATAATGTCAGCGACGAGACGGTCACCGTGTCGCCCGATCAACTGAACATGATCGAGGACGACAACTGGCGCGACTTGCTGTCGGGGGAAGAGATCGACGCGGCGGCGGACGTGATCACGTTGGCCCCATATCAGAGCCGCTGGATCGCCAATCGCGAAGGCGCGGCACCCGGCGACCGGCCTTGA
- a CDS encoding glycosyl transferase, with amino-acid sequence MADFHQNGNITTLHNLRTRSLDDLTYELTAFAETRKISLILPSLYSELEGPALEHIVDELTQVPYLHRIIIGLDQADEAQYRHAIEFFSRLPQQHMVLWNDSPRMKALGARLEEKGIAPEEPGKGKNVWTCMGYLIACADTSVMALHDCDILTYDRELLARLVYPAAHPGFRYQMVKGYYPRVDGTKLNGRVTRLLVSPLLIALKRVIGDRDYLDYLRSFRYPLSGEFAMRTAMLPDLRVPSDWGLEIGVLSEAWRNLAPQSVCQVEISDAYDHKHQDLSPEDASQGLSRMSTDICKAIFRKLASDGTVFTPNLFRSLKATYYRIALDLLESYYADAKMNGLTVDRHKEEKSVELFAENIIRAGTVFLENPQATPFIPTWSRVHAADPEFLSDLKTAALKDAEEFS; translated from the coding sequence ATGGCCGATTTTCACCAGAACGGAAATATCACGACCCTGCACAACCTGCGGACCCGCAGCCTGGACGACCTGACCTACGAGCTGACGGCCTTTGCCGAGACGCGGAAGATTTCGCTGATCCTGCCGAGCCTCTATTCCGAACTGGAAGGCCCCGCGCTGGAGCATATCGTCGACGAGTTGACCCAGGTGCCCTACCTGCACCGGATCATCATCGGGCTGGACCAGGCCGACGAGGCGCAATACCGGCACGCCATCGAGTTCTTCAGCCGCCTGCCGCAGCAGCACATGGTGCTGTGGAACGACAGCCCCCGGATGAAGGCCCTTGGCGCCCGGCTGGAGGAAAAAGGCATCGCCCCGGAGGAGCCGGGCAAGGGCAAGAACGTCTGGACCTGCATGGGGTATCTCATCGCCTGTGCCGACACGTCCGTCATGGCGCTGCATGATTGCGATATCCTGACCTATGACCGCGAATTGCTGGCGCGGCTGGTCTATCCGGCAGCACACCCGGGTTTCCGTTACCAGATGGTCAAGGGGTATTACCCGCGCGTCGACGGCACCAAGCTGAACGGCCGGGTCACGCGCCTTCTGGTCAGCCCGCTGCTGATCGCGCTGAAACGGGTGATCGGGGATCGCGATTACCTCGATTACCTGCGCAGCTTTCGCTATCCGTTGTCGGGGGAGTTTGCCATGCGCACGGCGATGCTGCCCGATCTGCGCGTGCCCTCTGACTGGGGGCTGGAGATCGGGGTGCTGTCCGAGGCGTGGCGCAACCTGGCGCCGCAATCGGTCTGCCAGGTCGAGATTTCCGATGCCTACGATCACAAGCACCAGGACCTGTCGCCCGAGGATGCGAGCCAAGGCCTGAGCCGGATGTCGACGGATATCTGCAAGGCAATCTTCCGCAAGCTCGCGTCGGACGGCACGGTGTTCACGCCCAACCTGTTCCGCTCGCTGAAGGCCACCTATTACCGGATCGCGCTGGACCTGCTGGAAAGCTACTACGCCGATGCCAAGATGAACGGGCTGACCGTGGACCGCCACAAGGAAGAAAAGTCGGTCGAGCTCTTTGCCGAGAACATCATTCGTGCGGGCACGGTTTTCCTGGAAAACCCGCAGGCGACGCCCTTCATCCCCACGTGGAGCCGCGTACATGCCGCCGATCCGGAATTCCTGTCGGATCTGAAAACGGCGGCTCTGAAAGACGCCGAGGAGTTCAGCTAA
- a CDS encoding mannosyl-3-phosphoglycerate phosphatase, protein MTLGPRLLVFSDLDGTLLDHRTYAWQAAAPALERLRLAGCGVILASSKTAAEIAPLRDAMGLADWPAITENGSGLLEPGADGTEGAQTYRELRAAIARLPKGFTGFGDMTHQDIAAHTGLTPDDAIRAQARQFSEPGLWTGPDAERDAFLATAQDAGLTVQQGGRFLTLSFGGTKADRMDQMIERYRPEHTLALGDAPNDVAMLERAEIGVVVANPASPGIPPLAGEDSSGKTRGRIIRTHGEGPVGWAEAVNAILDDLATTKDP, encoded by the coding sequence ATGACCCTTGGCCCGCGCCTCCTTGTGTTTTCCGATCTTGACGGCACGTTGCTGGACCACCGCACATATGCGTGGCAGGCGGCCGCGCCGGCGTTGGAACGGCTGAGGCTGGCGGGCTGCGGTGTGATCCTGGCCAGCAGCAAGACCGCCGCCGAGATCGCGCCCCTGCGCGACGCGATGGGGCTGGCTGACTGGCCTGCCATCACCGAAAACGGCAGCGGCCTGCTGGAGCCGGGCGCCGACGGCACCGAAGGCGCGCAGACCTACCGGGAACTTCGCGCTGCAATCGCACGTTTGCCGAAAGGTTTCACCGGGTTTGGCGACATGACACATCAGGATATCGCGGCGCATACCGGCCTGACGCCTGATGACGCGATACGCGCGCAGGCACGGCAATTCAGCGAACCCGGTCTCTGGACCGGACCGGATGCGGAACGCGATGCGTTTCTCGCCACCGCTCAAGACGCCGGGCTGACGGTTCAACAGGGCGGGCGGTTTCTGACCCTGTCCTTTGGCGGCACCAAGGCGGACCGCATGGACCAGATGATCGAGCGCTACCGCCCCGAGCATACGCTGGCGTTGGGCGATGCGCCGAACGACGTGGCCATGCTGGAACGCGCCGAGATCGGCGTGGTGGTGGCCAATCCCGCCTCCCCCGGCATCCCGCCGCTTGCGGGCGAGGACAGCTCTGGCAAGACGCGCGGACGCATCATTCGGACACATGGGGAAGGCCCCGTCGGATGGGCCGAGGCGGTGAACGCGATCCTGGACGATTTAGCAACGACGAAAGACCCCTGA
- a CDS encoding FAD/NAD(P)-binding protein, with the protein MAGENTVKIAVVGFGPRGLGAVEALAEQAGAAASALHVDLFEPSSIPGAGPNFAPDESPVCQLNIPMRDIDIRPPHGSRCGAFADWLDAGVAPDAFSRRCDLGRYLEARYDDLRRQGGLSLRHDAAVIDRLERGDGGWMLRAGPGTWHGPYAEVLMTLGQPEVSPDKQLDHWQTHAASTGAVLHQAYPAWKLQRDATCWTGQTVAIRGLALSAFDVIRVLTLGQGGRFESGRYIASGREPGLLVPFSLDGLPPYPKPETAALDARFDPTKAETQRFAAAISSAAEAPPDVARRQVSDALLPAVCRVLDHLGEASGDAADWLSKEWQNPGSQETGPAISALQAGISMAEGSLAPSTGFVFGQVWRKWQNTLRRGYNPATTPPDTASLLVGFDEGLKRYSYGPPISACRELMALVEAGVVTLDFTADPEISLSPTGWTLAANGHRAETSVMIDGVLPSPDLSRISTPLVTGLIGKGWLCAMVDGLGAQLAADGQLLDRDGARIPGLGFLGRLALGSVIAADSLHDCFGQASVRWARGVVARNALRPE; encoded by the coding sequence ATGGCGGGCGAAAACACTGTGAAAATCGCCGTTGTCGGCTTTGGCCCGCGCGGCCTTGGCGCAGTCGAGGCGCTGGCCGAGCAGGCAGGCGCCGCCGCAAGCGCGCTGCATGTCGATCTTTTCGAGCCCTCCAGCATCCCCGGCGCCGGCCCCAATTTCGCGCCCGACGAAAGCCCGGTCTGTCAGTTGAACATCCCGATGCGCGATATCGACATTCGTCCTCCGCACGGTTCGCGCTGCGGCGCCTTCGCGGATTGGCTGGATGCCGGGGTGGCGCCCGATGCGTTTTCCCGCCGCTGTGACCTTGGTCGCTATCTCGAGGCGCGCTATGACGATCTGCGCCGCCAGGGTGGACTGTCCCTGCGCCATGACGCCGCCGTGATCGACAGGCTGGAACGTGGTGACGGCGGCTGGATGCTGCGCGCCGGTCCGGGCACCTGGCACGGCCCCTATGCAGAGGTCCTGATGACCCTTGGCCAGCCCGAAGTCAGCCCCGACAAGCAGCTTGACCACTGGCAGACCCACGCCGCCAGCACCGGCGCGGTGCTGCACCAGGCCTATCCCGCGTGGAAGCTGCAACGCGACGCCACCTGCTGGACCGGGCAGACCGTTGCGATCCGGGGTCTCGCGCTGTCGGCCTTCGACGTGATCCGGGTGCTGACACTGGGACAGGGCGGGCGGTTCGAGAGCGGGCGTTACATCGCTTCCGGCCGAGAGCCGGGTCTTCTTGTGCCGTTTTCTCTGGACGGTCTGCCGCCTTACCCCAAGCCAGAGACGGCGGCGCTCGACGCGCGGTTCGATCCGACCAAGGCGGAAACGCAGCGCTTCGCTGCTGCCATATCCTCCGCGGCCGAGGCGCCGCCAGATGTGGCGCGCAGGCAAGTGTCTGACGCTCTGTTGCCCGCCGTCTGCCGCGTGCTGGATCATCTTGGCGAAGCGTCCGGGGATGCCGCCGATTGGCTGTCCAAGGAATGGCAGAACCCCGGATCGCAGGAAACCGGCCCCGCCATCTCTGCTCTCCAGGCCGGGATTTCCATGGCCGAAGGCAGCCTTGCGCCCTCGACGGGGTTCGTCTTTGGGCAGGTCTGGCGCAAATGGCAGAATACGTTGCGGCGTGGCTACAATCCGGCGACCACACCGCCCGACACCGCCAGCCTGCTGGTGGGATTTGACGAGGGGCTGAAGCGGTATTCTTACGGCCCACCGATCTCGGCCTGCCGAGAACTCATGGCTTTGGTCGAGGCCGGCGTGGTGACGCTCGACTTCACCGCGGATCCCGAGATCTCGCTCAGCCCCACGGGTTGGACACTCGCCGCCAATGGGCACCGGGCCGAGACCTCGGTGATGATCGACGGGGTTCTGCCATCGCCCGACCTGTCGCGGATATCTACGCCGCTGGTCACCGGGCTGATCGGAAAGGGGTGGCTTTGCGCCATGGTCGACGGGTTGGGCGCCCAGTTGGCCGCCGACGGTCAATTGCTGGACAGGGACGGCGCGCGCATCCCCGGGCTTGGGTTTCTGGGTCGGCTGGCCTTGGGCAGCGTGATCGCGGCGGATTCGCTGCATGATTGTTTCGGACAAGCCTCGGTGCGCTGGGCCAGGGGCGTGGTCGCCCGAAACGCGCTGCGCCCGGAATAA